A stretch of DNA from Desulfovibrio gilichinskyi:
CCATAGCCTGTTTCTATTATTCCCCGTTCATAGGGACATTTAAAATTAAACTCGTTAGGGTTTATGTAACCGATCTGAACAGTACCCGGTAAGTCTTTCCCGAACGCTTTTAAGTATGCTTTGCTTTGAGCTATAAATATCCGTTTCCTGTTAGCTTTAACGTGGAAATAGGCATATCCCTTTTGGTTGATCTGCGGACCTCTTTCGGTGGCAGGTTCGCCAATTCTCCTAATGGTCCCACGTTCAGACATTTCATAAGTGGGGCATTTTTCAATGATCACCCATTCCAGACTATGTTTCCGTTTCTCAATAGATTCCTTCAAAGCTTTTTTTTTCTCTACTTCTTTGACAGCTACAAACTGAACCGTTTCAGCAAGCCATGCTTTATTTGCGGTAAAGAAATGATTTTTCCAAACCTCAGACATAAGAGTTTTTACCCCAAGCCCTCCAAGCTGGTTGTAAACTAAATGCCTCCCTGCACGTGCAGGTTGGATATAGTTTCCTGTTTCGGTGTTCTTAAGTCTTCCCTTTGAGTCCACAGAAAACTTAGTATCTCTAAATCTTCTAAGCTCAAGCGACATTTTTACCCCACTTCATGACTGCGCCAGAGTGGAGGTGTGCGTTTTCTCCAAATTCCCGCATTGCTGTAAGTTTCGAGCTGTTCATATCATTTGACCTGAGAAGGTAAGCTGCTTCTTCTTCTGATAAAGTGATATCTTTGTGACCCTTTCCGATAAGTAAGTACGGCATTGCGGCTCCAATTTTGTTTTAATGACGTTTGCGTTAAGGGGCTGTTTACGTGCGCCCCTCCACGGCCTTTCTGAGCCTTGCCAAATGGTCCCATGCTATAACTCTCTCGTTTCGAGGCTCAACTAGCACTGCCGAAGGCTTTCGGTCAGATAAGGAGTGAGAGAGTATAATAAAATCTTTTAAAACCCTGCGTATGTCCTCGTTCTAGGTTGTTCATCCGTTACTTTCTTGGGGGTTCCTCTCTATGAGTGGCGTTCCGTCCCATTATTGAAAGCTGGAGTACTAAACCTCCCTGCCGACTGCGGGGTAACTTGTCTTATGGGGGCTTTCCTACTTTTCGGAAATTGTATCCGGGGTTGTTCGGTCTGCTTTTCCCTGACTCGTTGTAAAAATGCTAGATTGATTTGGACTAGCTGTCAACGTTAAAAATGGTTTTTTGTGGTTGATTTTAACGAAAGATGAAGATGTGAATATATACTAATGAAGAGGTAATTTTTTTAATAATTTGTGTTTACTTTTAATATACACGGTGATATTTTTTTGGGGTCTTGATTCGCCACTTCAAGACTTTTGCTACTGTATCTATTTAAAATAACGACTTTAAGGTGTTGGTTGGGGTGTTTTGTTTTTATTAACTTTTAGATGTCGGGAGTAAAGTCTTGCAGGTAGATATTAATGGCGCAGACCAGGCAGATGTAATTGCAACCTTAGCAGCAGCGGGAGAGGATATATGTACTATTTTGCCCACAGCAAAGCACCCAGAAGAACTTGCAGAATTGCTGGGAATGGTACTACAGGGAATAAGAGAAGCTGCTGAAAGTATAGAGACTTAGTGCTTTAATGAAGTGTCATCTTTTGTGTAATGCCAACCGTTTTTTATTTTAAATTCAGCTTCCGCACAAAGCTGGATAAAGTTTAGCCCCAAGACTTCTGCCATAGCGAACATATCACGCACTGGCATTTTTCTTGGGGCTTCTTCTTTTGCTCCGTTTCTAACTCTTCTCCAGCCCGGTCCAGCTCCTTTTCGCTCTGGGAAAGCCTGATCTGCTACTAAAACGTGTTTCAAATTTTTGGAGTTTATTGCTTCGGCTATAATTGTAACGAGGCATCTTTCAAAGTTTGTTGCTCTGTCTGTTGATGGGAATAATTCTTCGTCTTTCATGATGTCTTTCTCCTAGTCCAATTAAATCTATTTTTAGAATTGACAGCTAGTCCAAATCAATCTAGCCTTTGAAACACGAAATCGATCCAAACCATAAACCCCTACCGGGGAAGTGGCTGAATTCGACTTTGTACAAATTGGTATCGACAGGTCCAGAGGGTCGCCAAACTATTTGGACCTGTCACTTATTACCAACATCAAAGTGTTGGTAAGTGTCAAGAACAATTTTTTTGGGAGGGAACAGGAAGTATGAACAAAGTAAAAAACTTCAAACACCCCGTTTCAGGAATTTATGAACAGTGGGCAGAAGTGGGCGAAAGGGCGGCATGATGGATTTATCAAAACTAAAAACTCCATTTGCTGCGGCTGATATTGAGTGGAGAGTTCAAAGCGTTGGCAAGGCTGGCAATGGCAATCCTTGGGCTAAGGTTCTTGCTTACGTCACTAACCGGGCAATTATGGACAGGCTTGATTCTGTTTGTGGTCCTGAGAATTGGCGCAATGAATATCACACGGCTCCAGATGGGGGAATCCTTTGCGGCATATCTATCAAGGTCGGTGATGAATGGGTCACAAAATGGGACGGAGCAGAAAACACACAGGTTGAAGCTGTAAAGGGCGGCTTATCTGGGGCAATGAAAAGAGCAGGGGTTCAGTGGGGCATTGGTCGCTATTTGTACGGTTTAAGCGAGGATTTCGCCAAGATCAGTGCAGACGGCAAGAACTACCAAGGGGCCAACTCCAAAAAGGGAACCCCTGCTTTTAGATGGACTCCGCCAGATTTGCCGGGATGGGCTTTGCCGGAAGGCGATAAATCCAACTCTAACAAGTCCGCATCAGAATCTAAACAACAGTCAAACCCCGTTGATAAGATCAAGAAGGAGTTTGACGCAAAAGAGCAAGGCTCTGAACAGTTGGCTAATGCGGAACAGGTCAAAGGTGTAAACATCATTTGTACTAATCTCTTTAAAATTAAAGACCGTGCTGAAAAGCTCCACAGGTTGAACGGTTGGCTCAAAACAATGTTCCCGAAACATGCAGTCATTGAGTCGTCCAAGCAACTAACGGAACAAGCGGCATTAACCTTTATTAGAGCATTCGGAGAAAATTAATAATGATTGAACTATTTATAGACATTGAAACTATTCCCGGAGCTGGAAAACCTAAAGCCTCGGAAGTAAAAGCACCCGGTCAGATGAAAAAGGCCGAAACCATCAAAGCGTGGCTTGCTGAAAACAAAGAATCTGCACTTGATGAGCTTTGGAAAAAGCAGAGCCTTATATCTCTGAAGGGCCGTATCATTTGCACCGGGTTCGCAGTTGGTGACAATCCTGTTGAATCTCTTTGTTGGGAAAATGAAGAAGATTTGCTCAAAACTATGTGGGCGAAGGTTCAGGAGCAAAACAAGTTTCAGGATGAAATCAGATGGGTCGGCTTTAACATCAAACCGTTTGATATGAACTGGCTTTATCATCGTGCCGTCAAGTTCGGTATGAAAGACTTAGCCGCTCAAATTTCCCGTAAACGTTATTGCGACAGCATAGTTGACATTCGGGAAGTATGGAACGGGGCAGACTATCAGGCAAAAGGTACTGCGGACGAAATAGCCGAGTTCTTGGGCGTTAAAAGGAAAACTGAGGGCATGGATGGCTCAAAAGTTTTCGGACTCTGGCAGCAAGGTAAACTCAGTGAAATTGCCAGTTATTGTGGTGATGATGTTGAGAGTGCGAGAGAAATGTATAGAAAAATGGAAGGTACTTTTTAATGGCTGGAAGCATGAACAAGGTAATTATCATTGGTCGAATCGGGCAAGACCCTGAAATAAAATATACTCCTTCCGGTCAAGCTGTAGCCAATTTCTCTGTTGCTACTGACGAAGGATATAAAGACAAGGATAGCGGTCAGAAAGTCGAAAAAACTGAATGGCATAATGTAGTTGCATGGCGTGGTACTGCAGAATTTGTAAGTAAGTATCTTGGCAAGGGCCGCTTGGTAATGGTTGAAGGTAAGCTGCAAACTGAAAAATGGCAGGATAAGAACGGGCAGGATCGGTACACTACTAAAATTCAGACCAGTAATGTTCAGGCTCTTGATAAGCAGGATGATGCAGGACAGCAGGAAGAATATAACGGGCCAGCATTTTAAGGAGAATATATGCACATAATTCAACTCGATACTGCAAACGTCAAACGTCTAACGGCTGTTTCAATCACTCCTAAAGATAATAGCGTTATCATTGGCGGTGACAATGCACAGGGCAAGTCTAGCGTTTTAGACAGCATCTTTATGGCTCTTGGTGGCAAGACCGCTCAAGGACAAAATCCGGTAAGGAATGGCGAACCGAAAGCGGTTATTAAATGTGATCTTGGTGAGCTGGTTGTAACTCGTACCATTTCACCTGACGGAAGTTCAAAGGTGAAAGTGCAGAATGCAGAAGGCGCAGCTTTCTCAAGTCCGCAATCTATACTGGATGCTCTTTCCTCTAAGCTTACTTTTGACCCTTTGGCGTTTGCAAATGAAAAACCCGGTTGCCAGCTTGAAACTTTGAAAGGTCTTGTCGGTCTGGACTTCACGGAAATAGATCAGAAACGGCAGGAGGCATACAACAACCGTACTGATATAAATCGTGATGGGAAAAGCCTTGCGGCAAAGTTAAATACTATGTCGTTTTATCCGGAAGCCCCAACTGAAACAATCTCTGTTGCTGAACTTATGGGCCAACTGAATGAAGCCGAAGCAAGCAACGCAGAAGCAGAGCGTCACAACAACGAAATAGATGTAAGAGCTGATGAAATCAGCCGTAAGATAATTGAGATTGAAAAAGCACAGCAAGAACTTGATGAGCTGCAAGCTATTCAGGCCAACGTCACTAAAATTGAAAATATTGCTGACACTGCAGCATATCGTGACAAGATCGCACAGGCTGACACTCTGAACGCAATGGTTCGGGCTAATGCTTCCTATAAAGAAACAGAATTACAGCTTGAAAAACTCCGCGAAGAAAGCCAGCGACTGTCTGACGTGATCAAGGATGCTGACAAGTCCAAGGCTGACGCAATGGCTGCAGCTAAGTTCCCGGTAAAAGGATTGTCATTTGATGCAACTGGAATCTTATTCAATGGGGTTCCATTCTCAAGTTGCTCTTCTGCAGAACGGTTGCTTGTATCTCTTCATATGGGGATTGCAATGAATCCCAAGCTTAAGGTGCTGCTTATTCGTGACGGTTCTTTGCTTGATGATAAGAGCCTTGCAATGGTTGTTCAGGCCGCTAAAGAAGCAGATGCACAGGTTTGGATTGAAAGAGTCAGTAAGGGCGCAGAGTGCAGCGTAATTATCGAAGATGGCGCAGTCTTAAAACAGTAAAGGGAAGGTAAAATATATGAGCGAAAAAGCACTGAATGTGAAGGAAAGCAAATACCTCGACAACCTGCAATATTCTTTCACTGCGGAAGAGTTGGCAGAAAAAGCACAGATTATGTCTGAACAGTCCACGCTTAAGGCTGAACTGGAGGATCAGAAAAAAGCGGTTATGTCTGACTTTAAAGCTCAGATTGATAAATGTGACGCTGATCTAAATCTGGCGGCTAAGCATTACCGTGACAAGTGGATGATGAAGAATGTCACATGTATCAAACGCATGAACTACGACAACGGTATGGTTGAATTTATCCGAACTGATACGGATGAAATTTACAAAAGCCGGAAAATGGAAGGGGATGAACTTAATATCCCGTTGCCGACTGATGATACTGACGTAAATCCTGTTCAGTAACCATTATCGGGGCTGCTTCGGTGGCCCCGCTACAAGGAAACCTTATGGAATATTCAGAAGTGAATGAATTGGCTGCAATTGAGGAAGAGCTGCGAGAAGCTAAATGTGAAGTAAATATTTATAAAAGCGCACTTAACAGGCTTTTAAGCGTTGATAATTTAAGCACAAGAATGATTGCAAAAGAAGCCTTGATGGAGGGTAAACGATGAAAACAGTAGCAGTAATTGGGATTGATCCCGGCAAATCTGGCGCAATGGCTTTGATAGCTGCAGACGGAACCGTTGATATTCAGGATTGGGAGGACGGGCCAATCGTGGCAAGTAAGCTGTTGGGATGGACTCAGGATTATCAAATCAAAGGCGTTGGACTTGAGCGTGTTCACTCTATGCCGAAGCAGGGCGTTGCATCGACTTTTAAGTTCGGGGAAAACTTCGGAATATATCAGGGGCTTTTATTGGCTCATATGTTGGCCTTTGAAACTGTCACCCCGCAATCTTGGATGAAAAGTTATTCAATCGTCAAGAAAGGGCCAAACGATAAACCCTCATTGACTGTTGCCCGGCAGATGTT
This window harbors:
- a CDS encoding ribonuclease H-like domain-containing protein, encoding MIELFIDIETIPGAGKPKASEVKAPGQMKKAETIKAWLAENKESALDELWKKQSLISLKGRIICTGFAVGDNPVESLCWENEEDLLKTMWAKVQEQNKFQDEIRWVGFNIKPFDMNWLYHRAVKFGMKDLAAQISRKRYCDSIVDIREVWNGADYQAKGTADEIAEFLGVKRKTEGMDGSKVFGLWQQGKLSEIASYCGDDVESAREMYRKMEGTF
- a CDS encoding Rad52/Rad22 family DNA repair protein, with product MMDLSKLKTPFAAADIEWRVQSVGKAGNGNPWAKVLAYVTNRAIMDRLDSVCGPENWRNEYHTAPDGGILCGISIKVGDEWVTKWDGAENTQVEAVKGGLSGAMKRAGVQWGIGRYLYGLSEDFAKISADGKNYQGANSKKGTPAFRWTPPDLPGWALPEGDKSNSNKSASESKQQSNPVDKIKKEFDAKEQGSEQLANAEQVKGVNIICTNLFKIKDRAEKLHRLNGWLKTMFPKHAVIESSKQLTEQAALTFIRAFGEN
- a CDS encoding single-stranded DNA-binding protein is translated as MAGSMNKVIIIGRIGQDPEIKYTPSGQAVANFSVATDEGYKDKDSGQKVEKTEWHNVVAWRGTAEFVSKYLGKGRLVMVEGKLQTEKWQDKNGQDRYTTKIQTSNVQALDKQDDAGQQEEYNGPAF
- a CDS encoding AAA family ATPase gives rise to the protein MHIIQLDTANVKRLTAVSITPKDNSVIIGGDNAQGKSSVLDSIFMALGGKTAQGQNPVRNGEPKAVIKCDLGELVVTRTISPDGSSKVKVQNAEGAAFSSPQSILDALSSKLTFDPLAFANEKPGCQLETLKGLVGLDFTEIDQKRQEAYNNRTDINRDGKSLAAKLNTMSFYPEAPTETISVAELMGQLNEAEASNAEAERHNNEIDVRADEISRKIIEIEKAQQELDELQAIQANVTKIENIADTAAYRDKIAQADTLNAMVRANASYKETELQLEKLREESQRLSDVIKDADKSKADAMAAAKFPVKGLSFDATGILFNGVPFSSCSSAERLLVSLHMGIAMNPKLKVLLIRDGSLLDDKSLAMVVQAAKEADAQVWIERVSKGAECSVIIEDGAVLKQ